The window GGAGGGGCAGTACGGCGGCAAATTGAGCAGCTGCGCCCTAAATACGACCACATTGTAATTGATACAGGCGGGCGGGATACTGCCAGCCAACGGGCGGCCTTATTCGTGTCAGACGTGTACCTGCTTCCCTTTGCGCCTCGGAGTTACGAGATATGGACCCTGTCTAAGGTGCTGGCTTTGTTAGGTGAAGTGCAGCCTGGTCGCGCTACCCCGCTGCAGATATATTCCTTTCTCAATAAGGCTGACACGCGGGGCGTCGATAACACCGAAGCCACCGAAGTGCTACGTGAAAACGTGGAACTTAATTACGTTGACTTTCCAGTAGTAACTCGCAAGGCCTTTGCAACAGCTGCCAGCAAGGGCTTATCAGTTTTTGAAGCTGCGCCACATGATGATAAAGCAATAGCGGAGCTAGAATCTCTGTTTCGTCACGTTACCCATCTCGCTAAGTAAAACCGATGGCTGTCTCCCCTCCCCCAAAGAAAAA is drawn from Hymenobacter gelipurpurascens and contains these coding sequences:
- a CDS encoding AAA family ATPase; amino-acid sequence: MVAVLHLHSHLNFPDKHMIFTVGGIKGGTGKTTISTNLAIWLSRQGADVLLVDADEQESASDFTAWRDETYQGQLGYTLVQLTGGAVRRQIEQLRPKYDHIVIDTGGRDTASQRAALFVSDVYLLPFAPRSYEIWTLSKVLALLGEVQPGRATPLQIYSFLNKADTRGVDNTEATEVLRENVELNYVDFPVVTRKAFATAASKGLSVFEAAPHDDKAIAELESLFRHVTHLAK